In Sphingomonas sp. R1, a single genomic region encodes these proteins:
- a CDS encoding agmatine deiminase family protein: MTRTPPPEWAPHDAVWIGFPSHGDLWVEDLAPAREEVIAFARAVHADGRGERVILVAADDAAAEAARAMAGDAAEVVTELFGDIWLRDTAGIITGDNVAQDFGFNGWGGKYDLEGDDTIGARLAARRQLSAVQHGWVLEGGAIDGDGTGLCVTTEQCLLNPNRNPDLDRAAIEAKLASDLGYTRVLWLGDGLANDHTDGHVDNLARFVGPNRLLIPTPAEDDPNAAIYADAVARAEAFGVEVVRMPSPGAVLDEDGEVIPASYMNFYIGNAAVVVPLYGQPNDDAAIQTLQGLFPGRVIVGQRADHILTGGGSFHCISQQIPTPA; this comes from the coding sequence ATGACTCGTACTCCTCCCCCCGAATGGGCGCCGCACGATGCGGTATGGATCGGCTTTCCCAGCCATGGCGACCTCTGGGTCGAAGATCTGGCGCCCGCCCGCGAAGAAGTGATCGCCTTTGCCCGCGCGGTGCACGCAGACGGCCGCGGCGAGCGCGTGATCCTCGTCGCCGCCGATGACGCCGCGGCCGAGGCCGCCCGCGCGATGGCGGGTGATGCCGCCGAGGTGGTGACCGAGCTGTTCGGCGACATCTGGCTGCGCGACACCGCCGGCATCATCACCGGCGACAATGTCGCGCAGGATTTCGGCTTCAACGGCTGGGGCGGCAAGTACGACCTCGAAGGCGACGACACGATCGGCGCGCGCCTCGCCGCCCGCCGGCAGCTTAGCGCCGTGCAGCATGGCTGGGTGCTCGAAGGCGGCGCGATCGACGGCGACGGCACCGGGCTGTGCGTCACCACCGAACAGTGCCTGCTCAACCCCAACCGAAACCCGGACCTGGACCGCGCCGCGATCGAGGCGAAGCTGGCCAGCGACCTCGGCTACACCCGCGTGCTGTGGCTGGGCGACGGCCTCGCCAACGACCATACCGACGGCCATGTCGACAATCTCGCCCGCTTCGTCGGCCCGAACCGGCTGCTGATCCCGACCCCGGCGGAGGACGATCCCAACGCCGCGATCTACGCCGATGCGGTCGCCCGCGCCGAGGCGTTCGGCGTCGAGGTGGTGCGCATGCCCTCCCCCGGCGCGGTGCTGGACGAGGATGGCGAGGTGATCCCGGCCAGCTACATGAACTTCTACATCGGCAATGCCGCCGTGGTGGTGCCGCTGTACGGCCAGCCCAACGACGACGCCGCGATTCAGACGCTGCAGGGCCTATTCCCCGGCCGCGTGATCGTCGGCCAGCGGGCGGATCACATCCTCACCGGCGGAGGCAGCTTCCACTGCATCTCGCAGCAGATTCCAACGCCTGCGTGA
- a CDS encoding DUF3147 family protein, whose product MTAFAVRALLSGLIIAAVAMLARRSPAFGALVASLPLISLLGAIWLWRDTHDPVRVADHLQATFWYVLPSLPMFLLVPALLRSGVGFAPALLAGIALTILLYFMAAAALARFGITL is encoded by the coding sequence GTGACCGCCTTCGCCGTCCGCGCGCTGCTGTCCGGGCTGATCATCGCCGCCGTGGCGATGCTCGCCCGGCGCAGTCCCGCGTTCGGCGCCCTGGTCGCGTCGCTGCCGCTGATCTCGCTGCTCGGGGCGATCTGGCTGTGGCGCGACACGCACGATCCGGTGCGCGTCGCAGACCATCTCCAGGCGACCTTCTGGTACGTCCTGCCCTCGCTGCCGATGTTCCTGCTGGTGCCGGCGCTGCTGCGATCGGGGGTGGGCTTCGCGCCGGCCCTGCTCGCCGGCATCGCGCTGACGATCCTGCTCTACTTCATGGCCGCGGCGGCGCTCGCGCGGTTCGGCATTACGCTCTGA
- a CDS encoding methyl-accepting chemotaxis protein: MTIKQKLLGCLALFGIATLLLIGVGYWSARSSERALSTLLTDRVLPLHDLKIVADRYAVQIVDTAHKARNGNIGFAEAASNVAAGSAELHKAWAAYRQTEIAGEESRVAAEAEARMQLADRKVDRLHAILRAGDAAALDGFVRHELYPAIDPVSESINRLVDLQIKISEEVANEARGTAGFARLSMAALGLLAGAVLVVSFLTITHKVIAPIRRLAKIIAELARSSGETTLPHLEQQDEIGDITRSVDGFLKSAIAKERDRADAAAAEQTTVTTALRDSLAALKAGDLTRPVTAAFPAAYAELKSNFNEALDNLRTLIGTVIQSAQGISTGSKDIAQASEDLARRTESTAASLAETAASIGEIDGRLKATAAAASNTVERANGAIHTVEGGRAITDEAVRAMSRVADSAKGIDGVIEGLDKIAFQTRVLAMNAAVEAGRAGEAGRGFAVVADLVSALAMRAEEEAKRARDQLTVTQSEIGTAVDAVQKVDGALSNIAQDVAQVHQLLGGMATDNNAQAAAIVQVTTAVHTMDSATQQNAAMVEETSAAARNLSNETRSLSDQASRFRVADSGGTSLQGKFATPAEARPLPVAAVRAMTRDVEDWQSF, from the coding sequence ATGACGATCAAGCAGAAACTTCTCGGATGCCTCGCCCTCTTCGGAATCGCCACGCTGTTGCTGATCGGCGTTGGCTACTGGTCCGCCCGGTCCAGTGAGCGGGCGCTGTCGACCCTCCTCACCGATCGGGTGCTGCCGCTGCACGATCTGAAGATCGTCGCCGATCGCTATGCCGTGCAGATCGTCGATACCGCGCACAAGGCTCGCAACGGCAATATCGGCTTTGCCGAGGCCGCGAGCAATGTCGCTGCCGGCAGCGCGGAACTGCACAAGGCCTGGGCAGCATATCGGCAGACCGAGATCGCCGGCGAGGAAAGCCGCGTTGCCGCGGAAGCGGAAGCGCGGATGCAGCTGGCGGACCGCAAGGTCGATCGGCTCCACGCGATCCTTCGGGCGGGCGATGCCGCCGCCCTCGACGGCTTCGTTCGCCATGAGCTGTATCCCGCGATCGACCCGGTCTCGGAATCGATCAACCGGCTGGTCGATCTGCAGATCAAGATATCGGAGGAGGTGGCGAATGAAGCCAGGGGCACTGCGGGCTTCGCGCGACTTTCCATGGCGGCGCTGGGTCTGCTGGCGGGCGCGGTGCTCGTCGTCTCGTTTCTTACCATCACCCACAAGGTGATCGCGCCGATCCGCCGGCTGGCGAAGATCATCGCCGAGCTGGCGCGTTCCTCGGGCGAGACGACCCTGCCGCATCTCGAGCAGCAGGACGAGATCGGCGACATCACGCGCTCGGTCGACGGCTTCCTGAAATCGGCGATCGCGAAGGAACGGGATCGCGCCGACGCCGCCGCTGCCGAACAGACGACGGTCACCACGGCGCTGCGCGACAGTCTCGCGGCGCTCAAGGCAGGCGATCTGACCCGGCCGGTCACGGCGGCGTTCCCTGCCGCCTATGCCGAGCTGAAGAGCAACTTCAACGAGGCGTTGGACAATCTGCGCACGCTGATCGGCACCGTGATCCAGAGCGCGCAGGGCATCAGCACCGGCTCGAAGGACATCGCCCAGGCGTCGGAGGATCTGGCCCGCCGCACCGAAAGCACGGCGGCCTCGCTGGCCGAAACCGCAGCCTCGATCGGCGAGATCGATGGCCGCCTGAAAGCGACCGCGGCGGCGGCGAGCAACACGGTCGAGCGCGCCAACGGCGCCATCCACACGGTGGAGGGCGGACGCGCGATCACCGACGAGGCGGTGCGGGCGATGAGCCGCGTTGCCGACAGCGCCAAGGGTATCGACGGGGTGATCGAGGGGCTCGACAAGATCGCCTTCCAGACCCGCGTGCTGGCGATGAACGCTGCCGTCGAGGCCGGGCGGGCCGGCGAGGCCGGGCGCGGGTTCGCAGTGGTGGCGGACCTGGTTTCGGCGCTGGCGATGCGCGCCGAGGAGGAAGCCAAGCGTGCGCGCGATCAGCTGACCGTCACCCAATCGGAAATCGGCACAGCGGTGGACGCGGTGCAGAAGGTCGACGGCGCGCTGTCGAACATCGCGCAGGATGTCGCGCAGGTGCACCAGCTGCTCGGCGGCATGGCGACCGACAACAATGCCCAGGCCGCCGCCATCGTGCAGGTGACCACCGCGGTGCACACCATGGACAGCGCGACCCAGCAGAACGCGGCGATGGTCGAGGAAACCTCGGCGGCGGCGCGCAACCTGTCGAACGAGACTCGGTCGCTCAGCGATCAGGCGAGCAGGTTCCGCGTCGCGGACAGCGGCGGCACATCGCTCCAGGGCAAGTTCGCGACACCCGCCGAGGCGCGGCCGCTGCCCGTCGCCGCAGTGCGCGCCATGACCCGCGATGTCGAGGATTGGCAGAGCTTCTGA